One window from the genome of Scatophagus argus isolate fScaArg1 chromosome 13, fScaArg1.pri, whole genome shotgun sequence encodes:
- the LOC124068995 gene encoding putative ferric-chelate reductase 1, whose translation MPLKAVVLLLAVVCVWCVEECACFPNGSVAFSCGNMMPVHPPFSPSTSSPPFTLTTSSSTYTPGGVISVTVEAVQNSSTEFQGFLLQARSREGNALLWPVGKFTNIDTTLFTALHCKNMKNSTVSQASGAKRKKVQLTWEAPSNSNYGDIYFSVSVVQDYTTFWVQLNSSALRLDSSGNSAAGVFSPSALLLITLLSLSANS comes from the exons ATGCCCCTTAAAGCCGTCGTGTTGCTTCtagcagtggtgtgtgtgtggtgtgtagaGGAGTGTGCGTGTTTTCCCAACGGCTCGGTGGCGTTCTCCTGTGGCAACATGATGCCTGTACATCCACCTTTCAGCCCCTCCACCAGCAGCCCACCGTTCACACTGACTACATCCAGCAGCACCTACACACCTGGCGGAGTCATTTCAG TGACGGTGGAAGCGGTTCAGAACAGCTCCACAGAGTTCCAGGGTTTCCTGTTACAGGCCAGGAGCAGGGAGGGAAACG CTCTGCTATGGCCTGTGGGAAAGTTCACCAACATCGACACCACCCTgtttactgcactgcactgtaaaaacaTGAAG AACTCTACCGTCAGTCAGGCTTCAGGAGCTAAGAGGAAGAAAGTCCAGCTGACCTGGGAGGCACCTAGCAACAGTAACTATGGAGATATCTACTTCAG TGTCAGTGTGGTCCAGGACTACACGACATTCTGGGTCCAGCTGAACAGCAGCGCTCTGAGACTGGACAGCAGTGGGAACTCTGCAGCCGGA GTCTTTTCCCCCTCAGCTCTGCTCCTCATCACTCTGCTGAGTCTTTCTGCCAACTcttga